From the genome of Geothrix sp. 21YS21S-4, one region includes:
- the glmS gene encoding glutamine--fructose-6-phosphate transaminase (isomerizing) translates to MCGIVGYIGQQGAAAILVNGLRSLEYRGYDSAGVALSDPADGFKILRASGKLANLAGKVDLADPTPLGIGHTRWATHGRPTEENAHPHQSGDGQVVAVHNGIFENFLELRAELSAAGETFRSETDTECFPVMVSHLMKGGMGFTEAFREAISRMKGIYALACLHASDKDRLLAARSGPPLVLGLGDGEAFVASDVVPLLPHTRRVIFLEDGDLAELTREGIRIFRPDGTEVQRPVHTIPYDPVAAEKGGYKHFMQKEIFEQPQALSNTLLNRLPLDSEPIPLDLPFTEAELAALNRIHIVACGTSWHAGLVGKFLIEQLSRVAVEVDYASEYRYREPVIQPGTLIVGITQSGETADTLAAMKEAAARGARTLAICNVMGSTATRQAEATILTHAGPEIGVASTKAFTTQLAVLTLLALRLGEAKGTVDPALQAELLQGLRELPAHLERLNALEPKIIQWAQRWQDATDFLYLGRGPCYPIALEGALKLKEISYIHAEGYPAGEMKHGPIALIDKTLPVVALMPHDAHREKTLSNLQEAAARDGRILALVTEGDTSLSKIAEDVLELPAVHPWLAPIVYAVPLQLLAYHIAVLRGCDVDQPRNLAKSVTVE, encoded by the coding sequence ATGTGCGGAATCGTCGGTTACATCGGCCAGCAGGGCGCCGCGGCCATCCTCGTGAACGGCCTGCGCAGCCTCGAATACCGCGGCTATGACAGCGCCGGCGTGGCCCTGTCGGATCCCGCCGACGGCTTCAAGATCCTGCGGGCCTCGGGCAAGCTGGCCAACCTCGCGGGAAAGGTGGATCTCGCCGATCCCACGCCCCTGGGCATCGGCCACACCCGGTGGGCCACCCACGGCCGGCCCACCGAGGAGAACGCCCACCCCCACCAGAGCGGCGACGGCCAGGTGGTGGCGGTCCACAACGGCATCTTCGAGAACTTCCTGGAGCTGCGCGCGGAATTGTCCGCCGCCGGAGAAACCTTCCGCTCCGAAACCGACACCGAGTGCTTCCCCGTGATGGTCTCCCACCTGATGAAGGGCGGCATGGGCTTCACGGAGGCCTTCCGTGAGGCCATAAGCCGGATGAAGGGCATCTACGCCCTCGCCTGCCTCCACGCTTCCGACAAGGACCGCCTGCTCGCCGCTCGCAGCGGTCCTCCGCTGGTCCTGGGTCTGGGCGACGGCGAGGCCTTCGTCGCCTCCGACGTGGTGCCGCTCCTGCCCCACACACGGCGCGTGATCTTCCTGGAGGATGGCGATCTCGCCGAACTGACCCGCGAAGGGATCCGCATCTTCCGCCCGGACGGCACTGAAGTCCAGCGCCCGGTCCACACCATCCCCTACGATCCCGTGGCGGCGGAAAAGGGCGGCTACAAGCACTTCATGCAGAAGGAGATCTTCGAGCAGCCCCAGGCCCTGTCCAACACGCTCCTGAACCGCCTGCCCCTGGACTCGGAGCCCATCCCCCTCGACTTGCCCTTCACCGAGGCGGAACTGGCGGCCCTGAACCGGATCCACATCGTGGCCTGCGGCACCAGCTGGCACGCGGGACTCGTGGGCAAGTTCCTCATCGAGCAGCTCAGCCGCGTGGCCGTCGAAGTCGACTACGCCAGCGAGTACCGCTACCGCGAGCCCGTGATCCAGCCGGGCACGCTGATCGTGGGCATCACGCAGAGCGGCGAGACCGCCGACACCCTGGCCGCCATGAAGGAGGCCGCCGCCCGCGGCGCGCGCACCCTCGCCATCTGCAACGTGATGGGCTCCACGGCCACGCGGCAGGCGGAGGCGACCATCCTCACCCACGCGGGCCCTGAGATCGGCGTGGCGTCCACCAAGGCTTTCACAACTCAGTTGGCGGTGCTCACCCTGCTGGCGCTACGCCTGGGCGAAGCGAAGGGCACCGTGGATCCCGCCCTCCAGGCCGAGCTGCTCCAGGGCCTGCGCGAGCTGCCCGCCCACCTGGAGCGGCTCAATGCCCTGGAGCCGAAGATCATCCAATGGGCCCAGCGCTGGCAGGACGCCACGGACTTTCTCTACCTCGGCCGCGGCCCCTGCTATCCCATCGCCCTGGAAGGCGCCCTCAAGCTGAAGGAGATCTCCTACATTCACGCCGAGGGCTATCCCGCGGGCGAGATGAAGCACGGGCCCATCGCCCTCATCGACAAGACCCTTCCCGTGGTGGCCCTCATGCCCCACGACGCCCACCGGGAGAAGACCCTCAGCAACCTCCAGGAGGCCGCCGCCCGCGACGGGCGGATCCTCGCGCTGGTCACCGAAGGGGACACCAGCCTGTCGAAGATCGCCGAGGACGTGCTGGAGCTGCCCGCCGTCCACCCCTGGCTGGCCCCCATCGTCTACGCCGTCCCGCTCCAGCTCCTGGCCTACCACATCGCCGTGCTGCGCGGCTGCGACGTGGACCAGCCCCGCAACCTCGCCAAGAGCGTCACCGTCGAATAG
- a CDS encoding zinc-dependent metalloprotease has translation MTSRCLRSVVLAALPLALVAQTPAPATRPQEHPAPVLPIPGGLKPFSDVVKEAKELPGLFPLWQKDDKVWIELKPEQLDKPFFLAVSTTQGVGERGLYGGMMDRTHVVQFKRIGNTLQMLAKNLDFTAKEGTPIARAVKEGFSDSLLGFAPVLSQPHPDRKSFLVEANALFLADIPMAATQLELIYRQPYALDRANSSFAKVRATADMDTFSVSAHFALAKLILPPVSLPGAPPMPFTPLPGTLEDVRSLFLGYHYSLSKLPEPMQPRAADERVGYFTTTHWDFTHDLNPDPKVRFVNRWRLEKQDPAAALSEPKQPIVYWLDRNMPEKYRPAVTAGILEWNRAFEKIGFKDAVQVKVQPADAEWDTHDTRHASVRWLVGTDIGFAIGPSHVDPRTGEILDADIGVGEIWTRNPRRTVVEELPRPMAKDAVHACAYEAEASQEMGFAMDLLEARGDLEPDSPEADAYVMAVLKDVITHEVGHTLGLRHNFRASTIYANAQLQDAAFTKANGLTGSVMDYNALNIAAKGEKQGEYVMSTLGPYDFWAIEYAYKPLEASSEKAELAKIAARSHTEPRLAYGTDEEAGYSGIDGMDPEVNRRDLGADPLGFYKKRLQLSRELWDRLQDKRLKDDESYAVLRRTFEGGLGQVGLAANLTAKYVGGVVHLRDHAGSPRAPFTPVSAERQREAVKLLEVGLFSADAFAFRPEFMARLTVNQFERGFNPDFSLSTRLLGLQRMVLTQLMQPGVATRILDATDKMADPKAAFRLSELFEALQSAIWSELKTGKEAPALRRNLQKEHLRNLVGLVLRANPATPEDARALSREGLKTLAARLRTAGTKPGYSKETKAHFAECLASIEETLKPSVTRMSL, from the coding sequence ATGACTTCCCGTTGCCTGCGATCCGTCGTTCTGGCGGCCCTGCCGTTGGCCTTGGTGGCCCAGACTCCCGCGCCCGCGACGCGGCCCCAGGAGCATCCCGCTCCCGTCCTCCCGATACCCGGTGGGTTGAAGCCCTTCTCCGACGTGGTGAAGGAAGCCAAGGAGCTGCCCGGCCTCTTCCCGCTGTGGCAGAAGGACGACAAGGTCTGGATCGAGCTGAAGCCCGAGCAGTTGGATAAGCCCTTCTTCCTGGCGGTGAGCACCACGCAGGGGGTGGGCGAGCGCGGGCTCTACGGGGGAATGATGGACCGCACCCATGTGGTGCAGTTCAAGCGCATCGGCAACACCTTGCAGATGCTGGCCAAGAACCTGGATTTCACGGCCAAGGAGGGCACGCCCATCGCGCGGGCGGTGAAGGAGGGCTTCTCCGACAGCCTCCTGGGCTTCGCGCCGGTGCTCAGCCAGCCGCACCCCGACCGGAAGAGCTTCCTGGTGGAGGCCAACGCGCTCTTCCTGGCGGACATTCCCATGGCCGCCACCCAATTGGAACTCATCTATCGGCAGCCCTACGCCCTCGACAGGGCCAACAGCAGCTTCGCCAAGGTGCGGGCCACGGCGGACATGGACACGTTCAGCGTCAGCGCCCACTTCGCGCTGGCGAAGCTGATCCTCCCTCCGGTGTCCCTGCCGGGCGCGCCGCCCATGCCGTTCACTCCCCTGCCCGGGACGCTGGAGGACGTGCGCAGCCTCTTCCTAGGCTACCACTACAGTCTTTCCAAGCTGCCCGAGCCCATGCAGCCGCGTGCCGCGGACGAGCGGGTGGGCTACTTCACCACCACCCACTGGGACTTTACCCACGACCTGAACCCCGATCCCAAGGTGCGCTTCGTCAACCGCTGGCGCCTGGAGAAGCAGGATCCCGCCGCGGCGCTCAGCGAGCCCAAGCAGCCCATCGTCTACTGGCTGGACCGCAACATGCCCGAGAAATACCGGCCCGCCGTCACCGCCGGGATCCTCGAATGGAACAGGGCCTTCGAGAAGATCGGATTCAAGGACGCGGTGCAGGTGAAGGTCCAGCCCGCCGACGCCGAGTGGGACACCCACGACACCCGCCACGCCTCCGTGCGGTGGCTGGTGGGCACGGACATCGGGTTCGCCATTGGCCCCAGCCACGTGGATCCCCGCACCGGCGAGATCCTGGACGCCGACATCGGCGTGGGCGAGATCTGGACCCGCAATCCCCGCCGCACAGTGGTGGAGGAGCTGCCGCGGCCGATGGCGAAGGATGCCGTCCACGCCTGCGCCTATGAGGCCGAAGCCAGCCAGGAGATGGGCTTCGCCATGGATCTGCTGGAGGCCCGTGGCGACCTGGAGCCCGACAGCCCCGAGGCCGACGCCTACGTGATGGCGGTGCTGAAGGACGTGATCACCCACGAGGTGGGCCACACCCTGGGCCTGCGCCACAACTTCCGCGCGTCGACCATCTACGCCAACGCCCAGCTCCAGGACGCGGCCTTCACGAAGGCCAACGGCCTCACGGGGTCGGTGATGGACTACAACGCCCTCAACATCGCGGCGAAGGGCGAGAAGCAGGGCGAGTACGTCATGAGCACCCTCGGCCCCTACGACTTCTGGGCCATCGAGTACGCCTACAAGCCCCTGGAAGCCTCATCCGAGAAAGCAGAGCTGGCGAAGATCGCCGCTCGCAGCCACACCGAGCCCCGGCTGGCCTACGGCACGGACGAGGAGGCGGGCTACTCGGGAATAGATGGGATGGATCCGGAGGTGAACCGTCGCGATCTGGGGGCCGATCCCCTGGGCTTCTACAAGAAGCGCCTCCAGCTCAGCCGCGAGCTGTGGGACCGCCTGCAGGACAAGCGGCTGAAGGATGACGAGAGCTACGCCGTTCTGCGGCGCACCTTCGAGGGCGGACTGGGCCAGGTGGGTCTTGCGGCCAACCTCACCGCGAAGTACGTGGGCGGTGTCGTCCATCTCCGCGATCACGCCGGCAGCCCCCGCGCGCCGTTCACGCCCGTGTCCGCCGAGCGCCAGCGCGAGGCCGTGAAGCTGCTGGAGGTGGGTCTCTTCAGTGCGGACGCGTTCGCATTCCGGCCGGAGTTCATGGCGCGCCTCACGGTCAATCAGTTCGAGCGGGGCTTCAATCCCGACTTCTCTCTCAGCACCCGCCTCCTGGGGCTCCAGCGGATGGTCCTGACCCAGCTCATGCAGCCCGGCGTGGCCACCCGGATCCTCGACGCCACGGACAAGATGGCCGATCCCAAGGCTGCCTTCCGGTTGTCCGAACTCTTCGAGGCCCTGCAGAGCGCCATCTGGAGCGAGCTGAAGACCGGCAAGGAGGCGCCCGCCCTGCGCCGGAACCTCCAGAAGGAACACCTCCGGAACCTGGTCGGGCTGGTGCTGCGCGCGAATCCAGCCACCCCCGAGGACGCCCGCGCCCTGAGTCGGGAAGGCCTCAAAACCCTGGCGGCCCGGCTCCGCACCGCCGGGACCAAGCCGGGCTACAGCAAGGAAACCAAGGCCCATTTCGCCGAATGCCTGGCCTCCATCGAAGAGACCCTCAAGCCCAGCGTCACGCGGATGAGTTTGTAG
- a CDS encoding BamA/TamA family outer membrane protein — protein MRVRAALGCGFLLLASVQGQEAAALRIITSIRIDGGDDNDRRFARAALGLREGQAVDEVGFQRALAAVRLVDRYRSVEGTFEGGTVLLRLQPLAPVAEWRWEGDPIPAKVKKTLLPDLRKGQRLGPQRLATLEDDAEQQLRDAGFRRAKITASLEEGGRRLRLAVVLGTPRIIQELRIEGDPAPYTRERLLRVAGVSLGHTAWTPAAQRDAQRRLRHRLVKDDRLEGSVSLAPQEGADGILVLKIQPGPKVKLKAKGMDFFGPFLGRPWLSEFVPLARAERYAPSLLDEGAGRITAYYRDQGYPEARVTYVREVTVGTAERPEAVTITYTVVRGPRRVLGTVSFEGNRELPESELREAASLPKRLLLLPPHAKAEAVKALEDRVTAHYLQRGFPEVRVRRRVESNKAGSVDVRLLIREGQRRTLDALTLELPPDPAFPRERLAQSLLLVLGERPVPISGTSRYRSDRRHLQGIEGTLELTAEGARLSFKPALPLVRNDLALVVADLRQRLSSLGAATPQVRLALDDDVVEPVVRVQVPLQPLDITRRLVVQGSDRTRAEAVLRETEALPGAPLDPAKLDEGQIQLGGLGAFNRVDLLTLKDLLGQEKEPWQRGDLALRLQERNPWVFGESFGYDKTQGYHFGLNAQRLNLGGMGRAVDFGIRAGDQTLDSKPLRKAFPTGDVKRSVDSYSIGYTDPWFLPGSLDSLLAPRTRFRMEGAYIEEAQAAFFARRRRFTPSLEWKLSSEQVVQLGYRFERVEVASNRDSQGKPLIADQDLFLLARTPARSIISAPYLQVTVDRRDKPYDPTQGTFFLGRLEFANQVFGTSPNSSFVKLDMRHQWNWPVGFQAEHGVVMASVRVGLARPTAGSAKDLPLSERFFGGGPFTVRGVEPDMLGTRGKVTTTDTTKPPGEQTTVQTIPLGGQALAVLNLEYRFPLIGQSVWAEVFADSGQVYRSLLSEEDPADPTKRIPASFPALRTTLGVGLIFKLGFPLKVEYAADWKRIMGRPRTEEERDTQLKSLLISAGFQF, from the coding sequence GTGCGCGTCCGCGCCGCCCTGGGTTGCGGCTTCCTGCTCCTGGCGTCCGTCCAGGGGCAGGAAGCCGCCGCGCTGCGGATCATCACCTCCATCCGGATCGACGGCGGCGACGACAACGATCGCCGCTTCGCCCGGGCCGCCCTCGGCCTGAGGGAAGGCCAGGCGGTGGACGAGGTCGGGTTCCAGCGGGCCCTGGCCGCGGTTCGGCTGGTGGACCGCTACCGGTCGGTGGAAGGAACCTTCGAGGGCGGCACCGTCCTCCTCCGCCTCCAGCCCCTGGCCCCGGTGGCGGAATGGCGCTGGGAGGGCGATCCCATCCCCGCCAAGGTGAAGAAGACCCTGCTGCCCGACCTGCGGAAGGGCCAGCGGCTGGGGCCCCAGCGGTTGGCGACGCTGGAGGACGATGCCGAGCAGCAACTCCGCGACGCCGGGTTCCGGCGCGCCAAGATCACCGCGTCGCTGGAGGAGGGCGGACGCCGCCTGCGGCTCGCCGTCGTGCTCGGCACCCCCCGCATCATCCAGGAGCTGCGGATCGAAGGCGATCCCGCCCCCTACACCCGCGAGCGCCTGCTGCGGGTGGCCGGCGTCTCCCTGGGGCACACCGCCTGGACTCCCGCCGCGCAGCGCGACGCCCAGCGGCGGCTGCGCCACCGGCTGGTGAAGGACGACCGCCTGGAGGGCTCCGTCAGCCTCGCCCCCCAGGAGGGCGCCGACGGCATCCTCGTCCTCAAGATCCAGCCCGGTCCCAAGGTCAAGCTGAAGGCCAAGGGGATGGACTTCTTCGGCCCGTTCCTGGGTCGGCCGTGGCTGTCGGAATTCGTTCCCCTCGCCCGGGCCGAGCGCTACGCGCCCAGTCTGCTGGACGAAGGCGCCGGTCGGATCACGGCCTACTACCGGGACCAGGGCTACCCGGAAGCCCGCGTGACCTACGTCCGCGAGGTGACGGTCGGAACCGCGGAGCGGCCCGAGGCCGTCACCATCACCTACACGGTGGTTCGCGGCCCCCGGCGGGTCCTGGGAACCGTGAGTTTCGAAGGCAACCGCGAGCTGCCGGAAAGCGAGCTGCGCGAGGCCGCGAGCCTGCCGAAGCGCTTGCTGCTCCTTCCGCCCCACGCGAAGGCCGAGGCCGTGAAGGCCCTGGAGGACCGCGTCACCGCCCACTACCTCCAGCGGGGCTTCCCCGAGGTGCGGGTGCGGCGGCGGGTGGAATCGAACAAGGCCGGGAGCGTGGACGTGCGCCTGCTCATCCGCGAGGGGCAGCGCCGCACGCTGGACGCCCTCACCCTGGAGCTTCCTCCCGATCCCGCTTTTCCCCGCGAGCGGCTGGCCCAGAGCCTGCTGCTCGTTCTGGGCGAGCGCCCCGTCCCTATTTCCGGCACGTCCCGCTACCGCTCCGACCGCCGCCATCTCCAGGGAATCGAGGGCACGCTGGAGCTGACCGCCGAGGGCGCGCGGCTGTCCTTCAAGCCCGCCCTGCCGCTGGTGCGCAATGATCTGGCGCTGGTGGTGGCGGACCTGCGGCAGCGCCTCTCCTCCCTCGGCGCCGCCACGCCCCAAGTGCGGCTGGCCCTGGACGACGACGTGGTGGAGCCCGTCGTCCGCGTCCAGGTGCCGCTTCAGCCCCTGGACATCACGCGCCGTCTGGTGGTGCAGGGCAGCGACCGCACCCGCGCCGAGGCCGTTCTCCGCGAGACGGAGGCCCTTCCCGGCGCGCCCCTCGATCCCGCCAAGCTGGACGAGGGCCAGATCCAACTCGGGGGACTGGGCGCTTTCAACCGCGTGGACCTGCTCACCTTGAAGGATCTGCTCGGGCAGGAGAAGGAGCCTTGGCAGCGGGGCGATTTGGCCCTCCGCCTGCAGGAGCGCAACCCCTGGGTGTTCGGCGAGTCCTTCGGCTACGACAAGACCCAGGGCTATCACTTCGGCTTGAACGCGCAGCGTCTCAACCTGGGCGGCATGGGCCGGGCCGTCGACTTCGGCATCCGCGCCGGCGACCAGACGCTGGACAGCAAGCCCCTCCGCAAGGCCTTCCCCACCGGCGACGTCAAGCGGTCCGTGGACAGCTACAGCATCGGCTACACGGATCCCTGGTTCCTGCCGGGCTCGCTGGATTCGCTGCTCGCGCCGCGCACCCGCTTCCGCATGGAAGGGGCCTACATCGAAGAGGCCCAGGCGGCCTTCTTCGCCCGCCGCCGCCGGTTCACGCCCAGCCTGGAGTGGAAGCTGTCCTCGGAGCAGGTGGTGCAGCTCGGCTATCGGTTTGAGCGGGTGGAGGTGGCGTCCAATCGGGATAGCCAGGGAAAGCCCCTGATCGCGGACCAGGATCTCTTCCTGCTGGCCCGCACGCCGGCCCGCAGCATCATCTCCGCGCCCTACCTGCAGGTCACCGTGGATCGGCGGGACAAGCCCTACGATCCCACGCAGGGCACCTTCTTCCTCGGCCGGCTGGAGTTCGCGAACCAGGTGTTCGGAACTTCGCCCAACAGCAGCTTCGTGAAGCTCGACATGCGCCACCAGTGGAACTGGCCCGTGGGCTTCCAGGCGGAGCACGGTGTGGTGATGGCGAGCGTTCGCGTGGGGCTCGCCCGTCCCACGGCGGGTTCGGCCAAGGACCTTCCCCTCTCCGAGCGGTTCTTCGGGGGCGGGCCCTTCACGGTGCGAGGCGTGGAACCCGACATGCTCGGAACCCGCGGCAAGGTGACCACCACGGATACGACCAAACCCCCTGGCGAGCAGACCACCGTCCAGACCATTCCCTTGGGCGGACAGGCGCTCGCTGTCCTCAATCTGGAATACCGGTTCCCGCTGATCGGCCAGAGCGTCTGGGCCGAAGTGTTCGCGGATTCCGGCCAGGTCTACCGCAGCCTGCTCTCCGAAGAGGATCCGGCGGACCCCACGAAGCGGATTCCCGCCTCTTTTCCGGCCCTGCGCACCACCCTGGGCGTGGGCTTGATCTTCAAATTGGGCTTCCCCCTTAAAGTCGAGTACGCCGCCGACTGGAAGCGCATCATGGGCCGCCCGCGCACCGAGGAAGAGCGCGACACCCAATTGAAGAGCCTGCTGATCTCGGCGGGGTTCCAGTTCTGA
- a CDS encoding STAS domain-containing protein, with translation MILNTRKHNEVLILYPEGKITLGDGDQELGEAVRTALTNGARKIVINFSKVSYLDSSGVGELVGCYTSIKGKGGELRICGMSSKIFSLIKMTSLHSVFEVMDTEEEALAGF, from the coding sequence ATGATCCTGAACACGCGGAAGCACAACGAAGTGCTGATCCTCTATCCGGAAGGCAAGATCACCCTGGGCGACGGCGACCAGGAACTGGGCGAGGCCGTCCGCACGGCCCTGACCAACGGCGCCCGCAAGATCGTCATCAACTTCAGCAAGGTGAGCTACCTGGATTCCTCGGGCGTCGGGGAGCTGGTGGGCTGCTACACCTCCATCAAGGGCAAGGGCGGCGAACTCCGCATCTGCGGAATGAGTTCCAAGATCTTCAGCCTCATCAAGATGACCAGCCTGCATTCGGTCTTCGAGGTCATGGACACCGAGGAAGAGGCCCTCGCGGGCTTCTAG
- the flgB gene encoding flagellar basal body rod protein FlgB: MFDLTSGNAIIQSMDRGMTLASQRQTLIASNLANLDTPGYRTRDFSFEGAMKAALSGQSSPTSLTTTHAMHLQGTPSSSLPATADPLQPSAERNDGNDVSLDRENMLLARTQTTYQTASTFMQVELRKLYSLIREASAH; encoded by the coding sequence ATGTTCGACCTCACCAGCGGCAACGCGATCATCCAGTCCATGGATCGCGGCATGACGCTGGCTTCCCAGCGCCAGACCCTGATCGCCTCCAACCTGGCGAACCTGGACACGCCGGGCTACCGCACGCGGGACTTCAGCTTCGAAGGCGCCATGAAAGCGGCACTGAGTGGGCAATCCTCGCCGACTTCCCTGACCACCACCCACGCCATGCACCTCCAGGGGACGCCGAGCTCCTCCCTCCCCGCCACCGCCGATCCCCTTCAGCCCAGCGCCGAGCGCAACGACGGGAACGACGTGAGCCTCGACCGGGAGAACATGCTGCTGGCCCGCACCCAGACGACCTACCAGACCGCATCCACCTTCATGCAGGTCGAGCTCCGGAAGCTCTATTCCCTCATCCGAGAAGCGAGCGCGCACTGA
- the flgC gene encoding flagellar basal body rod protein FlgC has protein sequence MGIPTILDIASTGMAAQRLRVQLIASNIANSETTRTKEGGAYRRKDPVFQSQDMGFSGALAAAGVKVAGIRTSQEPFLTRYEPGHPDADANGVVSYPNVNPVEEMVNLTEASRAYEANIAVVRSAKAMASSALEILRVQ, from the coding sequence ATGGGCATTCCCACGATCCTCGACATCGCCAGCACCGGCATGGCCGCCCAGCGGCTCCGGGTCCAATTGATCGCCTCCAACATCGCCAACAGCGAGACCACGCGCACCAAGGAAGGCGGGGCCTACCGCCGCAAGGACCCCGTGTTCCAGAGCCAGGACATGGGCTTTTCGGGCGCGCTGGCCGCGGCGGGCGTGAAAGTGGCCGGCATACGCACCAGCCAGGAGCCCTTCCTCACGCGCTACGAGCCGGGACACCCGGACGCCGACGCCAACGGCGTGGTGAGCTACCCCAACGTCAATCCCGTGGAAGAGATGGTGAACCTCACCGAAGCCAGCCGGGCCTACGAAGCGAACATCGCCGTGGTGCGCTCCGCCAAGGCCATGGCTTCCTCCGCCCTTGAGATCCTCCGCGTGCAGTAG
- the fliE gene encoding flagellar hook-basal body complex protein FliE: MDPLLNIPSLPTPSPISAPTKIGADTGASGTDGNLNFGDLLKQAMQEVNQVSAEAEDEARNLMTGESADMHTAMLAVQKADLSFQMMMAVRSKLVDAYREVMRMQM; this comes from the coding sequence ATGGACCCACTCCTCAACATTCCCTCCCTTCCGACCCCCAGCCCCATCTCCGCGCCCACCAAGATCGGCGCGGACACTGGCGCTTCGGGCACGGACGGGAACCTCAATTTCGGCGACCTCCTCAAGCAGGCCATGCAGGAGGTGAACCAGGTTTCGGCCGAGGCCGAGGATGAGGCACGGAACTTGATGACGGGTGAGAGTGCAGACATGCACACGGCCATGCTGGCAGTCCAGAAGGCCGATCTTAGCTTCCAGATGATGATGGCCGTTCGATCCAAGCTGGTCGACGCCTACCGCGAGGTCATGCGCATGCAGATGTAG
- the fliF gene encoding flagellar basal-body MS-ring/collar protein FliF translates to MAGETNLAEQLTSAFKSMSATQRVMVAAISLTVLLALGGLGIWAGQESKGVLAANVSPQEASSIVSQLDKMQVPYELSSDQRTILVPESKIGSLRLKFAGDGLLSGDKLGFEKLENAGLGTTDFSQKVIHRRAMEAQLAKTIMSLQQVSEATVHITPSNDSPFLTDKEDAKASVLLKLRGARMLPDENTQAIVNLVAASVEGLKPEQVVIIDQFSRILSRTGRDPMVGASDAQKKVAREEEDHLVRRVTELLEPVVGIGKVRATAHVDLDFDKVKVNEERFDPQGQVERSVQQKDEKVTKRDAGAGTPGTPSNVAPANAGATGNVVEDSTKKETTTNYEITKTVSATERATGSIKRVTLAVIVDSIGTWEKDPKGDPILKQTPRSPDELKKIRDQVSAAVGIQPKRGDELTVENMAFASLQANPKEEAEAKRQFWMDLGLKALPYAAWGVVGFIVFFMILLPMLKRMSAAINRPTPLRVASADGEGGGGGGSSPRKPVQVKSVTEIEAEIEAELNADAAFSAPEARRRELIRKRLQGGSQEDPETMASLVRSWLLEEGR, encoded by the coding sequence ATGGCCGGGGAAACGAACCTCGCGGAACAACTGACCAGCGCATTCAAGAGCATGAGCGCCACCCAGCGCGTCATGGTGGCCGCCATTTCCCTGACAGTGCTGCTGGCGCTGGGCGGCCTGGGCATCTGGGCGGGCCAGGAGTCCAAGGGCGTCCTCGCCGCCAACGTCTCCCCCCAGGAGGCCAGTTCCATCGTGTCCCAGCTGGACAAGATGCAGGTCCCCTACGAACTCAGCTCGGACCAGCGGACGATCCTGGTGCCGGAGAGCAAGATCGGGTCCCTCCGCCTCAAGTTCGCGGGGGACGGCCTCCTGTCCGGCGACAAGCTGGGCTTCGAGAAGCTGGAGAACGCCGGGCTCGGGACCACCGACTTCTCCCAGAAGGTGATCCACCGCCGGGCCATGGAGGCCCAACTCGCCAAGACGATCATGAGCCTCCAGCAGGTCTCCGAGGCTACCGTCCACATCACGCCCTCCAACGACAGCCCCTTCCTCACGGACAAGGAGGACGCCAAGGCCAGCGTGCTGCTCAAGCTGCGCGGCGCCCGGATGCTGCCCGACGAGAACACCCAGGCCATCGTCAACCTGGTGGCGGCCAGCGTGGAGGGGCTCAAGCCCGAGCAGGTCGTCATCATCGACCAGTTCAGCCGGATCCTCTCCCGCACGGGGCGCGATCCCATGGTGGGCGCCAGCGACGCCCAGAAGAAGGTGGCGCGGGAGGAGGAGGACCACCTCGTGCGCCGGGTCACGGAGCTGCTGGAGCCCGTGGTCGGCATCGGGAAGGTGCGCGCCACCGCCCATGTGGACCTGGACTTCGACAAGGTGAAGGTCAACGAGGAGCGGTTCGATCCCCAGGGCCAGGTGGAGCGAAGCGTCCAGCAGAAGGACGAGAAGGTCACCAAGCGCGATGCGGGCGCCGGCACGCCGGGCACCCCCAGCAACGTGGCCCCCGCCAATGCGGGCGCGACGGGAAATGTGGTGGAGGATTCCACGAAGAAGGAAACCACCACCAACTACGAGATCACCAAGACCGTCTCGGCCACGGAGCGGGCGACGGGCTCCATCAAGCGCGTCACGCTCGCCGTGATCGTGGACAGCATCGGGACGTGGGAGAAGGACCCCAAGGGCGATCCCATCCTCAAGCAGACGCCCCGCAGCCCGGATGAACTGAAGAAGATCCGCGACCAGGTGTCGGCGGCGGTGGGAATCCAGCCCAAGCGGGGCGATGAGCTCACCGTGGAGAACATGGCCTTCGCCAGCCTCCAGGCCAATCCCAAGGAAGAGGCCGAAGCGAAGCGCCAATTCTGGATGGACCTGGGGCTCAAGGCCCTGCCCTACGCGGCCTGGGGCGTGGTCGGATTCATCGTGTTCTTCATGATCCTCCTGCCGATGCTCAAGCGGATGTCCGCCGCCATCAACCGCCCCACGCCCCTGCGCGTGGCCAGCGCCGACGGCGAAGGCGGGGGCGGCGGAGGATCGTCTCCCCGCAAGCCGGTCCAGGTGAAGTCCGTCACCGAGATCGAGGCGGAGATCGAAGCGGAACTCAACGCCGACGCCGCCTTCAGCGCCCCCGAAGCCCGCCGGCGCGAGCTGATCCGCAAGCGACTCCAGGGCGGCTCCCAGGAGGACCCGGAGACCATGGCCTCCCTGGTCCGGTCGTGGCTCCTCGAGGAAGGGCGGTAG